A window of Mangifera indica cultivar Alphonso chromosome 13, CATAS_Mindica_2.1, whole genome shotgun sequence contains these coding sequences:
- the LOC123194287 gene encoding myb family transcription factor EFM yields the protein MASPSELSLDCRPHSYSMLLKSFGDHADQTQKLEEVLIRLEEERFKIDGLKRELPLCMQLLTNAVEVSRQQLQAYRANQGPRPVLEEFIPLKNSSSENSDKSSAISDKANWMTTAQLWSQTSNETKPQTYTSSPKETDVGFNVSPKLALDTKQRNGGAFLPFSKERNSCPSPTLRTLPELALASVDKEVEDKKCNENNENGISCSRRENSGKVGNVGVAIEQVKNACNSSDGQTNSNNPTNNTQTHRKARRCWSPDLHRRFVNALQMLGGSQVATPKQIRELMKVDGLTNDEVKSHLQKYRLHTRRPSPSPQAPGAPAAQLVVLGGIWVPPEYASAAAAAHNGTPTATLYHHPSPHTPTHFCAASPVPQDFYTAPPAPPPSVPPLPPPHHQMHHHALQNQLHLYKANSQGHSSPDSDLRGVGDRSESIEDGKSDSSSWKGESGDNGINESKGLAALREDGEESNGSEITLKF from the exons ATGGCTTCCCCTTCAGAATTAAGCCTGGATTGCAGACCACACAGCTATTCTATGCTGTTAAAATCTTTTGGAGACCATGCAGACCAAACCCAGAAGCTTGAAGAGGTCCTTATTCGTCTTGAGGAAGAAAGGTTCAAGATTGATGGCTTGAAGCGTGAGCTTCCCCTTTGCATGCAACTTCTCACCAATG CTGTGGAGGTTTCAAGGCAACAACTGCAGGCCTATAGAGCAAATCAAGGGCCTCGACCAGTTCTTGAAGAATTCATACCCCTAAAAAATTCAAGCTCCGAAAACTCTGACAAATCCTCAGCCATCTCTGATAAGGCAAATTGGATGACAACTGCTCAACTTTGGAGCCAAACAAGCAATGAAACCAAGCCACAAACCTATACTTCATCTCCTAAAGAAACTGATGTGGGGTTCAATGTTAGTCCCAAGCTGGCCTTGGATACTAAACAGAGAAATGGAGGAGCTTTCCTTCCATTCTCAAAAGAACGAAACTCTTGTCCAAGTCCAACTTTAAGGACTCTGCCCGAGTTGGCCCTTGCGTCTGTTGATAAAGAGGTGGAAGATAAGAAGtgcaatgaaaataatgaaaatggaATTTCTTGTTCAAGGAGAGAGAATTCTGGTAAGGTTGGAAATGTTGGGGTTGCCATTGAACAGGTAAAAAACGCTTGTAATTCATCAGATggacaaacaaattcaaacaaccCAACAAATAATACTCAAACTCATAGGAAAGCAAGGAGGTGTTGGTCACCGGACTTGCACCGCAGATTCGTGAATGCCCTTCAGATGCTTGGTGGATCTCAAG TGGCGACCCCAAAGCAAATCAGGGAGTTGATGAAGGTTGACGGTTTGACTAATGATGAAGTTAAAAGCCATCTGCAG AAATACAGGCTTCACACAAGACGACCTAGTCCAAGTCCCCAAGCACCAGGAGCCCCCGCTGCACAGCTAGTGGTCCTCGGTGGCATTTGGGTCCCTCCTGAGTATGCCTCAGCAGCGGCTGCAGCCCACAACGGAACTCCCACTGCCACTCTCTATCACCACCCCTCCCCTCATACTCCAACACATTTCTGTGCTGCGTCGCCTGTACCTCAGGATTTCTACACTGCACCACCTGCACCACCGCCGTCAGTACCACCTTTGCCACCGCCCCACCATCAGATGCACCACCATGCCCTCCAAAATCAACTCCACCTCTATAAGGCCAACTCACAGGGCCACAGTTCACCGGATTCTGATTTACGGGGAGTCGGAGACCGCTCGGAGAGCATAGAAGATGGAAAGTCCGATAGCAGCAGCTGGAAAGGTGAGAGTGGTGACAATGGAATTAATGAGAGCAAAGGCTTGGCTGCACTCAGGGAAGATGGGGAGGAGAGCAATGGAAGTGAAATAACTCTCAAGTTCTGA
- the LOC123195276 gene encoding GDP-fucose transporter 1, which yields MSSIRFDASKQYSTTSSLVVGYALCSSLLAVINKYAITKFNYPGLLTALQYLTSALGVWVLGKFGFLHHDPFTFDVAKKFLPAASVFYLAIFTNTNLLRHANVDTFIVFRSLTPLLVAIADTAFRRQPCPSKLTFCSLLIILSGAVGYVATDSAFTLTAYSWAFAYLVTITTEMVYIKHMVTNLGLNTWGFVLYNNLLSLIMSPVFWFLTGEYVDVFAALGASNEGWFDSEAFFAVSLSCVFGLLISFFGFAARKAISATAFTVTGVVNKFLTVVINVLIWDKHASPFGLVCLLFTIAGGVLYQQSVTGPISALSQRDQTVSKPTSNENTDDDFVENEQGKSIAGKHASV from the coding sequence ATGTCTTCAATTCGATTTGATGCAAGTAAACAATACTCTACGACGAGCAGCCTGGTAGTTGGTTACGCTCTGTGTTCTAGCCTGCTTGCTGTGATAAACAAGTACGCCATTACCAAATTTAACTACCCGGGTCTTTTGACCGCCTTGCAGTACTTGACGTCTGCTTTGGGTGTGTGGGTTTTGGGAAAGTTTGGTTTTTTACATCACGATCCATTTACTTTTGATGTAGCCAAGAAGTTTTTACCGGCTGCAAGTGTTTTTTATCTTGCCATTTTTACAAACACTAACCTTTTGCGTCATGCCAATGTGGATACGTTTATAGTGTTTAGATCATTGACACCACTTTTGGTTGCTATTGCTGATACCGCCTTTAGAAGGCAACCTTGCCCATCAAAGCTTACGTTCTGTTCACTGTTGATTATTTTGAGTGGCGCTGTTGGTTATGTGGCCACTGATTCGGCTTTCACTTTGACTGCCTATTCATGGGCATTTGCTTATTTGGTGACAATTACTACTGAGATGGTCTATATTAAGCATATGGTCACCAATCTTGGATTGAACACTTGGGGTTTTGTGTTGTACAACAATTTACTGTCGTTGATTATGTCACCAGTGTTTTGGTTTTTAACTGGAGAGTATGTTGATGTGTTTGCTGCTTTGGGTGCTAGCAATGAGGGTTGGTTTGATAGTGAAGCATTTTTTGCGGTTTCTTTGTCATGTGTGTTTGGTTTGCTTATTAGTTTTTTTGGATTTGCTGCAAGGAAGGCAATATCTGCAACAGCGTTTACCGTGACTGGTGTGGTTAATAAATTCCTTACTGTTGTGATCAATGTGCTGATTTGGGATAAACATGCCAGTCCTTTTGGTTTGGTTTGCCTTCTCTTCACGATTGCTGGAGGTGTTCTTTACCAGCAGTCCGTTACTGGACCTATCAGTGCTCTGTCACAACGTGATCAAACTGTATCTAAGCCGACAAGCAATGAAAATActgatgatgattttgttgaaaatgaaCAAGGGAAGAGCATAGCTGGTAAACATGCTTCTGTATAA
- the LOC123193848 gene encoding glycine-rich RNA-binding protein RZ1A-like, whose amino-acid sequence MTIDDESSIYVGGLPYNSTERSIRDVFDIYGSVVAVKIVNDRGTRGKCYGFVTFTNPRSAIDAINDMNGRTIDGRVVRVNEVTTRGGKSNFGREWFHRSDWDRGRDRERGKDHSRDRRWDRYSDRSRGHTSSRDHDRDKERGYEHALDQDPSRDHFSDREQDKDPEDNELGLAHYHNQDLERNNDFDQNRYRGIDGASDYHGSVDKSKESSSRKQNVSTINNQHTGELSSNSGDDYNDEVKEQLDRSVQRCQELKMEITQMEDQLDEKKQLVSDLHKRSKKLEDALTDAKKLSSHRLKQLTKLYRCFMRVKQSSERLRSCEEELQSMVDVAMKESDMGDDHGLKDGSGLRTGVSA is encoded by the exons ATGACGATCGACGATGAGAGTTCTATTTACGTCGGAGGACTTCCCTATAACTCCACGGAGCGCTCCATTCGCGATGTCTTCGATATCTACGGTTCTGTTGTCGCCGTTAAG ATTGTTAATGATCGTGGGACTAGGGGAAAATGCTATGGCTTTGTTACTTTTACAAATCCTAGATCGGCAATTGATGCCATCAATGACATGAATGGCAGG ACAATTGATGGACGAGTAGTGAGAGTAAATGAAGTTACAACCAGAGGTGGGAAGTCAAACTTTGGTCGGGAGTGGTTTCATCGTAGTGACTGGGATAGAGGTCGAGATCGTGAAAGGGGTAAGGATCATAGTAGGGACAGGCGCTGGGATCGGTACAGTGATAGGTCCAGAGGACATACTTCATCTCGAGACCATGATAGAGATAAGGAAAGAGGATATGAGCATGCCCTCGATCAAGATCCATCAAGGGACCATTTCTCAGATAGAGAACAAGACAAAGATCCAGAGGATAATGAGCTAGGGCTTGCTCACTACCATAATCAAGATTTGGAAAGGAACAATGATTTTGATCAAAACCGATATAGGGGAATTGATGGAGCCAGTGACTATCATGGAAGTGTTGATAAGAGTAAAGAATCTTCATCAAGGAAACAAAATGT TTCTACAATTAACAATCAGCATACTGGGGAACTTTCATCAAATTCAGGTGATGATTACAATGATGAG GTTAAAGAACAGCTGGACAGATCAGTTCAAAGGTGTCAAGAACTAAAAATGGAG ATTACTCAGATGGAAGATCAGTTAGATGAAAAAAAACAACTTGTCTCTGATTTACATAAAAGATCTAAG AAACTGGAGGATGCATTGACTGATGCAAAGAAGCTCTCTTCACATCGTCTTAAACAGTTGACCAAg CTGTACAGATGTTTTATGCGAGTAAAACAGAGTTCTGAAAGACTTAGGAGCTGTGAAGAGGAACTTCAG TCAATGGTTGATGTGGCAATGAAAGAAAGTGACATGGGTGATGATCATGGTTTAAAGGATGGAAGCGGCCTGAGAACTGGCGTCAGTGCATGA
- the LOC123195139 gene encoding DELLA protein SLR1-like, with protein MVTYDSAVSTGSSSGNSSCSATKPAADVDGLLAGAGYRVRSSELRQVAQRLERLDTVMVNSPADISLLTSDTIHYNPSDLASWVDSLLSEFNQPVAVPTDLPDFPDQTVVNNYLADDIILSQPPRQNIPPQQRQLTVVTAVEEDSGIRLVHLLLTCAESIQRGEVALAGALIEDMKGLLTHVNTGCGIGKVAEYFIDALSRRIVGVGGSVCGSAYENEILYHHFYEACPYLKFAHFTANQAILEAFDGHDCVHVVDFNLMHGLQWPALIQALALRPGGPPRLRLTGIGPPSPDGHDFLREIGLRLAELARSVNIMFTFRGVAASRLEDVKPWMLQVSPKEALAVNSIMQLHKLLGSDPARNSPIEMVLGWIRDLNPKIMTVVEQEVNHNQPEFLDRFSKALYYYSTMFDSLEACSLQPEKAVAEIYIQRELCNVVCCEGAARVERHEPLTKWRTRLAGAGFRPLPMGSNAFRQASMLLTLFSAEGYCVEETEGCLTLGWHSRPLIAASAWQAVSDPVINYHTNNRNIIM; from the coding sequence ATGGTTACTTACGACTCAGCTGTTTCCACTGGAAGTAGCAGTGGAAACTCTTCCTGTTCAGCTACAAAACCAGCCGCCGACGTCGATGGGTTACTCGCTGGAGCCGGTTACAGGGTTCGATCTTCCGAGCTCCGTCAGGTGGCTCAGCGTCTTGAACGACTTGACACCGTTATGGTTAACTCTCCCGCTGATATCTCTCTACTTACCTCCGATACTATCCATTACAATCCCTCTGATCTCGCCTCCTGGGTTGACTCACTCTTGTCCGAGTTCAACCAGCCTGTCGCTGTACCAACCGATCTACCAGACTTTCCTGATCAGACGGTTGTGAATAATTACTTGGCCGATGATATAATTCTGTCTCAACCGCCTCGGCAGAATATACCTCCGCAGCAGCGGCAGTTGACGGTGGTAACGGCTGTGGAAGAAGATTCCGGGATAAGACTGGTCCACCTGTTATTGACTTGTGCCGAGTCAATACAACGTGGCGAGGTGGCATTGGCTGGTGCGCTTATTGAAGATATGAAGGGCTTGCTGACTCATGTTAATACGGGTTGCGGAATCGGAAAAGTGGCGGAGTACTTCATCGACGCATTGAGCCGCCGGATCGTTGGAGTCGGTGGCTCCGTCTGCGGCTCCGCTTAcgaaaatgagattttatatCACCACTTCTACGAGGCCTGTCCTTACTTAAAATTCGCTCACTTCACCGCTAATCAGGCCATTTTAGAAGCTTTCGACGGTCATGATTGCGTCCACgtggttgattttaatttgatgcatggtTTGCAATGGCCAGCATTGATTCAGGCTTTGGCTTTGCGTCCAGGTGGACCTCCGCGGTTACGGTTAACTGGAATAGGCCCACCGTCGCCGGATGGCCATGACTTTCTGCGCGAAATCGGGTTGAGGTTGGCTGAGTTGGCTCGGTCTGTGAATATCATGTTCACTTTTCGCGGCGTCGCGGCTTCGCGCCTGGAGGATGTAAAGCCGTGGATGCTCCAGGTCAGCCCAAAGGAAGCATTGGCGGTCAATTCAATCATGCAGCTGCACAAACTACTGGGGTCAGATCCTGCCCGAAATTCCCCGATAGAAATGGTACTGGGTTGGATCCGAGACTTGAACCCGAAGATCATGACAGTAGTTGAGCAAGAAGTTAATCATAACCAACCAGAATTCTTGGACCGGTTCAGTAAGGCTTTGTATTATTACTCAACAATGTTCGACTCACTGGAGGCTTGCTCGCTTCAGCCGGAGAAGGCTGTAGCTGAGATTTACATACAGAGAGAGCTGTGTAACGTTGTGTGCTGCGAAGGAGCCGCCAGGGTGGAGAGGCACGAGCCGCTGACAAAATGGAGGACGCGGCTTGCAGGAGCCGGTTTTAGGCCATTGCCTATGGGATCTAACGCGTTTAGGCAAGCCAGTATGCTTCTAACGCTTTTCTCGGCTGAGGGATACTGTGTTGAGGAAACTGAAGGGTGTTTGACACTAGGTTGGCACAGCCGCCCCCTCATCGCGGCTTCGGCTTGGCAAGCCGTGTCCGATCCCGTCATAAATTATCACACCAATAATCGTAATATCATcatgtaa